The following are encoded together in the Plasmodium knowlesi strain H genome assembly, chromosome: 8 genome:
- a CDS encoding elongation factor 1-delta, putative, which produces MANTYDELYVPLSYYLLHNEGNQAGKAGDQPAKKPGKKPVINKSSLIIDIKPYGEETNLDEVLKLVKGIEMEGLTWGKAHKKMPFAFGLFKLQVSCVIVDDLINTDELIEMIENVGLSEEDVKKKKELQELMEGEELDEEVEGLVQSAEIISFNKL; this is translated from the exons atggcgAACACATACGACGAGTTGTACGTGCCCCTCAGCTACTACCTTCTACATAACGAAGGAAATCAAGCAGGCAAGGCTGGAGATCAGCCCGCGAAGAAGCCAGGCAAGAAACCAGTCATCAACAA GTCTTCCCTCATTATCGACATAAAGCCTTACGGAGAAGAAACCAACCTGGACGAAGTGTTAAAATTGGTGAAGGGAATCGAAATGGAAGGGCTGACATGGGGAAAGGCGCACAAAAAGATGCCCTTTGCATTTGGCCTCTTCAAGCTACAG GTTTCCTGTGTTATCGTGGACGACTTGATAAACACCGATGAACTGATCGAGATGATAGAGAATGTGGGGTTAAGTGAGGAAGAcgttaagaagaaaaaggagcttCAAGAATTGatggaaggagaagagtTGGATGAGGAGGTAGAAGGACTCGTTCAGTCTGCCgaaattatttcctttaaCAAATTGTAA
- a CDS encoding RNA-binding protein, putative gives MGIFDKIRSVEKLNEAELKNIGNDQASWHDQYKDSSYIYIGNLDSRLTEGDIVIVFSQFGEPIDVNLVRDKETGKSKGYCFLSYEDQRSTVLAVDNFNGYKLLDRPLVVDHILNYRLPQKYANDDGQSEYKPSGAEGQGIGVHNVIESEINLTKTFERIRNKQSEEKRKELMDEDELWALNFEKSLNKGGDKGERQSEHRRSTSSDNVKDRRKRRHGERSVSPKRHKRRDRKNDDDMTHIRDKHKSHRSKGGKSRKRRRRSHNSGSSGSSSRCSSRRGDRRKGKRRH, from the exons ATGGGCATATTTGATAAAATCCGAAGTGTCGAAAAATTGAACGAAGCGGAGCTGAAGAATATTGGAAATGACCAAGCATCGTGGCACGACCAATATAAGGATTCCAGTTACATCTACATAG GCAACCTGGACAGCAGGCTAACCGAAGGAGACATCGTTATCGTATTTTCTCAGTTTGGCGAACCGATAGACGTTAACCTGGTGCGCGACAAGGAGACAG GAAAATCCAAGGGATACTGCTTCCTGTCATACGAGGACCAGCGCAGCACAGTGCTAGCGGTGGATAACTTTAATGGATACAAGCTGCTGGACCGGCCTCTAGTGGTTGACCATATTTTAAATTACAGGCTCCCTCAGAAATATGCCAACGACGAT GGACAAAGCGAGTACAAACCAAGCGGAGCAGAGGGACAAGGAATCGGTGTGCACAACGTTATCGAAAGCGAAATAAATTTGACCAAAACGTTCGAAAGAATACGGAATAAACAGAGTGAGGAAAAACGGAAGGAACTGATGGATGAAGATGAATTGTGGGCCCTCAACTTTGAAAAATCATTAAACAAAGGGGGTGACAAAGGAGAAAGGCAGAGTGAACATCGGAGGTCCACTTCGTCTGACAACGTTAAAGACAGAAGGAAGAGACGCCATGGAGAGAGATCTGTGTCACCAAAAAGGCATAAACGGAGggacagaaaaaatgacGATGATATGACCCACATACGTGACAAGCATAAGTCTCACCGCagcaaagggggaaaatccCGGAAACGTCGGCGACGATCACATAATAGCGGAAGCAGCGGGAGTAGCAGCAGGTGTAGCAGCAGGCGTGGTGataggagaaaaggaaagagacgGCATTAA
- a CDS encoding kinesin-8, putative — protein MSGELPSNVITKIHDGEGGKSLEEIYVNYKKLKKLNGLNVANEANKTNASNEDISRGDTIFYEAQSESGEREKGKNGVGLLHIDMEEESNLKKKKKKGNDGISQVSKEKCRAEVSNAEIVTRIPASCVTKDNATENKKINVLTISPEFNDVKRNFRFTHRNNLHVKKSLNDVPVLGDSKKAFLKSSHNLTSVPLLTGFGAVATIRTARGEERLSGKKKFSPNSQANSIISHNDRTLKIFCNAREDGAKSSNPAGGNPSRGRLQPDGGGVHLNGSGARPPAAIPNEKKRVPKRKAATSVTGVTSLIGATRLEVKTKNGTMESKGKNRLSVTKSQANKIVMDHTSEYPITSKNIYDSIYIPQINIKNIFSAHSNSGGGTVCTYNTTTCADPSYNSNGETNALKREDSSNLINTLNAYSNVKVAVRIKPISESEENIVSIFNKNYVLIEKENQKECYLLSQKKKQATYVFDVVFDVNATQENVFLHTAKPLIPHVFKGVNGTVFAYGATGSGKTYTMLDDKNQNGIVQLSLLELFTIIKEKKYEKVKVLMSFLEVYNETIRDLLGKEKNKPLEVQEDAAEVRVSNLCEVHVESYQQAMILINEGVKNRKMSPTRANKVSSRSHAILQIYIHNEVMDSNMNAINYKAKLCFVDLAGSERASATSNKGERFKEGSYINQSLLALANCINSLASNKNIPKVRVKYRDSKLTHLLKNSLEGNCLVVMIANINPSRKSFQESNNTLKYAFRARNIKLCATIQTNDNKESDVEKILKRNDILQKEYDLLLHKYGTLKECFANLKVLFQLYKNVHHCYQRKENASTKMSILGLKQNISVYEQLILIKSEEIKKKVDSLPLGDDQDDVLLLNIFDSVVDKNLDHFIRSNSSALTGEEDHRGEAGGNDNVRDIPTQLNRKEDVLGEGMTDYLNGLHNRGGNVSGTLLGKLPTPDVPTMFASEEGVIPADGVKQGQHLERKNPGKKQQLQTFQDNLTDMQNSILMNTISKKMESSSHVPIIKTDVTELFLQSGIKEDPCLLLNEQMDKKILTELEPHGVLNYNQIEQNSNRGHGVNDTQEDNEDASNGKGSIFNKPNTVENNLIHCADDCAENNGDNFYDVKGMDNAKATIFTNPMEEKNTSGVNNLGRPKREAQGGRLISNNEAVRSNKRKFPHVEENIKHEHQEENSSSVRKKKVKNERKMR, from the coding sequence atgaGCGGGGAGCTCCCCTCCAATGTAATTACGAAGATTCACGATGGAGAAGGCGGTAAAAGCTTGGAGGAAATATACGTCAATTataaaaagttgaaaaagcTGAACGGGTTGAATGTGGCGAACGAAGCGAACAAGACTAATGCCAGCAACGAGGACATTTCCAGGGGGGATACGATCTTCTATGAAGCGCAGAGTGAGTCGGGCGAAagggagaagggaaaaaatggtgtCGGCCTTCTGCACATCGATATGGAGGAGGAAagcaatttaaaaaaaaaaaaaaaaaaaggcaacgaTGGAATCAGCCAAGTGAGCAAGGAAAAATGTCGCGCGGAAGTGTCGAATGCCGAAATTGTTACCAGGATCCCCGCTTCATGTGTGACCAAAGATAACGcaacagaaaataaaaaaataaatgtgttaACCATTTCACCTGAATTTAATGACGTGAAAAGGAACTTCAGGTTCACACACAGAAATAATTTGCACGTGAAAAAATCCCTAAATGATGTGCCTGTACTAGGCGATAGCAAAAAGGCTTTCCTAAAAAGCAGCCATAATCTGACTAGCGTTCCTTTACTCACCGGGTTTGGTGCTGTTGCTACCATACGCACCGCTCGGGGTGAGGAAAGGTtaagcgggaaaaaaaagttcagcCCCAACAGTCAAGCAAACAGCATAATCAGCCATAATGATCGAACTCTAAAAATATTCTGCAACGCGAGGGAAGACGGCGCCAAGAGTAGCAACCCCGCGGGCGGAAATCCAAGCCGCGGCCGACTGCAGCCGGACGGTGGCGGCGTCCACTTGAACGGAAGCGGAGCACGGCCGCCAGCGGCCATCCCCAATGAGAAGAAGCGGGTCCCCAAAAGGAAGGCCGCAACGAGTGTAACTGGCGTTACCAGCTTAATAGGCGCTACGAGGCTCGAAGTCAAAACAAAAAACGGAACCATggaaagtaaaggaaaaaataggcTATCAGTGACGAAAAGCCAAGCTAACAAAATCGTAATGGACCACACTAGTGAGTACCCCATAACGTCGAAAAATATCTACGACAGCATTTATATCCCCCaaattaacataaaaaatatattcagtGCGCATTCTAATAGCGGAGGGGGAACTGTGTGCACGTACAACACTACCACCTGCGCAGATCCCTCCTACAATAGTAACGGAGAAACCAATGCATTAAAACGGGAAGACAGTTCTAATCTAATAAACACACTAAATGCGTACTCCAATGTTAAGGTTGCAGTAAGAATAAAGCCCATATCCGAATCGGAAGAAAATATCGTCTCCATATTTAACAAAAACTACGTTTTAATTGAGAAGGAGAATCAAAAAGAGTGTTATCTACtgtctcaaaaaaaaaagcaggcAACTTACGTGTTCGATGTAGTATTCGATGTTAATGCAACACAGGAAAATGTCTTCTTACACACTGCCAAACCATTAATCCCTCACGTTTTCAAAGGTGTTAATGGAACCGTTTTTGCATATGGAGCGACAGGTTCAGGAAAAACATATACCATGTTAGACGACAAAAACCAGAACGGAATCGTGCAGTTGTCCCTCCTAGAATTATTCACCATcattaaagagaaaaagtatGAGAAGGTAAAAGTGTTGATGAGTTTTCTGGAGGTATATAACGAAACAATTAGGGACCTACttgggaaggagaaaaacaaacctCTGGAGGTGCAAGAAGATGCAGCCGAAGTACGTGTAAGTAATTTATGTGAAGTGCATGTAGAGAGTTATCAACAAGCAATGATACTTATCAATGAAGGAgtgaaaaacagaaaaatgtccCCTACCAGGGCGAACAAAGTGTCCAGTAGATCCCATGCCATtctacaaatatatattcacaaTGAAGTTATGGATAGTAATATGAATGCAATAAATTATAAGGCCAAATTATGCTTCGTTGATTTAGCCGGCTCTGAGAGAGCTAGTGCTACATCCaataaaggggaaaggtTCAAAGAAGGTTCCTACATTAATCAGTCCCTCCTTGCGCTAGCCAACTGTATCAATTCCCTAGCGTCTAATAAAAACATTCCAAAGGTTAGAGTCAAATATAGGGATAGCAAGTTAACCCACCTCCTAAAAAATTCACTTGAAGGAAACTGCCTTGTCGTAATGATTGCCAACATCAACCCGTCCAGGAAATCATTCCAAGAATCCAATAACACTCTCAAATATGCATTTAGAGCGAGAAATATCAAGCTGTGTGCAACTATACAAACGAATGACAACAAAGAAAGCGacgtggagaaaattttaaaaagaaatgacATCTTGCAGAAGGAATACGATTTGCTACTTCACAAGTACGGTACACTGAAGGAGTGTTTCGCCAATTTAAAGGTTCTCTTTCAGCTCTACAAAAATGTTCATCATTGTTACCAGAGGAAGGAGAACGCATCGACCAAAATGTCCATCCTCGGTTTGAAGCAGAATATTTCTGTGTATGAACAGCTCATCCTAATTAAGTcggaggaaattaaaaagaaagttgATTCCCTTCCCTTGGGGGATGATCAAGATGATGTCTTGTTGTTAAATATTTTCGACTCTGTTGTGGATAAAAATTTGGATCATTTTATTCGTTCCAATTCTTCTGCTTTAACTGGGGAGGAGGATCATAGGGGGGAGGCGGGCGGAAATGACAACGTGCGGGACATACCCACTCAGTTGAACCGAAAAGAAGACGTACTTGGTGAGGGGATGACCGACTACCTGAATGGACTACACAATCGAGGGGGCAATGTGAGCGGCACCCTGTTGGGGAAATTACCCACGCCAGATGTACCCACCATGTTCGCCTCCGAAGAAGGCGTAATCCCCGCTGACGGGGTGAAGCAAGGCCAGCACCTGGAGCGCAAGAACcctggaaaaaaacaacagcTGCAGACCTTCCAAGACAATCTCACCGACATGCAAAACAGTATTTTAATGAACACGattagcaaaaaaatggagagttCTTCTCACGTCCCCATAATAAAAACAGATGTTACCGAGTTATTTCTTCAGAGCGGAATCAAAGAAGATCCCTGTCTCCTTCTAAATGAGCAGatggacaaaaaaattctcaCCGAGCTGGAACCCCATGGGGTGCTAAATTACAATCAAATTGAACAGAACAGTAATAGGGGACATGGTGTAAACGACACGCAGGAAGATAACGAGGACGCCTCAAACGGGAAAGGAAGCATTTTTAACAAACCGAATACGGTGGAAAATAATCTAATCCATTGTGCGGATGATTGTGCAGAGAATAATGGAGACAACTTTTACGATGTCAAGGGGATGGACAATGCAAAGGCAACTATCTTTACTAATCCgatggaggagaagaacaCTAGCGGTGTAAATAATTTAGGGAGACCGAAACGTGAGGCACAGGGAGGCAGACTGATATCCAACAATGAGGCGGTTCGGAGCAACAAGAGGAAATTTCCGCACGtggaggaaaacataaaGCATGAACACCAGGAAGAAAACTCATCATcggttagaaaaaaaaaagttaaaaatgagaggaaaaTGAGGTAG
- a CDS encoding ubiquitin-conjugating enzyme E2, putative: MSTFARRRIIQDLNKINKDQNKSFEAAPFADNIMCCHAIIRGPEDTIWECGIFHLIINFSEEYPVSPPKVKFLSKLFHPNIYTDGNICLDILQNQWSPMYDITSLLTSIQSLLNDPNTSSPANPEAARIFINDRNMYNKRVLMCVEDSWEIPKFNMNILS, translated from the exons ATGTCAACGTTCGCTAGACGAAGGATAATTCAAGATTTAAACAAAATCAACAAGGATCAGAACAAAAGCTTTGAGGCCGCCCCATTCGCTGACAACATTATGTGTTGCCATGCGATTATTAGGGGCCCTGAAGATACCATATGGGAGTGCGGCATTTTCCACTTAATCATTAACTTCTCAGAAGAGTACCCCGTAAGTCCTCCCAAAGTAAAATTCCTgtcaaaattatttcacCCAAATATATACACCGATGGAAATATTTGTCTGGACATTCTGCAAAACCAGTGGAGCCCCATGTACGATATAACTTCTTTGCTGACGTCTATTCAGTCTTTGCTGAATGACCCGAACACGTCTTCCCCCGCGAATCCGGAGGCAGCTCGAATTTTTATTAACGATAGGAATATGTACAATAAGAGAGTGCTG ATGTGTGTGGAGGATAGCTGGGAAATACCCAAATTTAACATGAACATCTTGAGTTAG